GGACGACGCAGGGAGTTCCGTACGGTACGTTCTTGATTCCGGGATTGATCATGCTGCAAGTGATCAATGAATCGTACGGCGAGGCGTCGAGCAGCGTTTTTCAGGGACGCTTCCTGAACCACGTGCAAGAGATGTTGATCTCGCCCATGTCGGCGCTCGAGATCGTAGTCGGATTCGTCGTAGCCGGAATCGTGCGAGCCTTTATTATCGCCGGTCTCATCACGGCCCTAGGCGTGCTGCTCGTACACGTCGGTCCACACAATTGGGGACTCTATCTATTGGTCGTCAGCCTCGTCGCCGTGCTGTTCTCGTCGATCGGGGTCATCTTCGGCCTGATGGCGGAGAAGTTCGATCACATTGCGATTTTTACGACGTTCGTCATCACGCCGCTCGTCTTCGTCGGTGGTGTGTTCACGTCGAGCCACTTCTTGCCGCCGCTCGTCCAGAAGCTCTCGCTGTTCAATCCGATGTTCTACATGATCGACGCGTTCCGTTACTCGTTCACAGGACGCAGCGACGTGGAGCTAGGATTATCGCTCCTGGTTGTTTTCGTGCTCGCCATCGGGGCGTTCGGGGGCGCGCTGACGATGACCGCGGTTGGATACAAACTCCGTTTGTGAACCCTTGGGGGCCGCCATGCGTTCTAAACTAGACATGAAGATAATGCGACTTTTTGCCGCTCTCGTTTTTGGTCTCGCAGCAGCGCTGCCTGCGGTTGCAGCCGAGCCTACAGCGCCTGCGCCGGGATTGGTTGTGGGAGATCCGGCTCCGGCATTCGATCTTCCGACGATCGACGGTAAGCGCGTCACGCTCGATGGCCTGCGCGGAAAGACCGTTGTCATCAACGTCTGGGCGACGTGGTGCCCGCCGTGCCAAGAGGAGACCGCCAACCTCATCAAGGCGTACAACCAGACCGCCGGCAACGACGTCGTCTTCATGGGCGTCGACTCGACCGAGACCGCGCCGCTCGTGAAAGCGTTTGCGGCGGCTAAAGACATCAAGTTTCTCGAGACCGTCGACGCGGACCAGACATTCGCCAACGCCTACCACATCAAGTATTTCCCGACGACGTATGTGATCGGACCGGATGGCGTTCTGCGCATGGTTTACATCGATCTCGTGACTCCGAAGCTCATCGCGCAGTTCGTTGCCGACGCACAGGCGGGCCGCAATTCGCAGCTCGCGTCGCCGATTCAAGACAAGATCGACGCTCTGCTCGCGCCTTCCAAGTATTCGTTCAAGGGCGATGCGGCACACGTCACCGCAACCGTAGACCGCTTTCAAAAAGCCGTCGCACAAGTCAGCGAGATGATCGACAACTCGGATCCCGTGGCCGGCAATCCCATCGATGTGCCGCGGACCGAAGCCGAAGAGAATGCTCTGCGCAGCGAAGCGATTGCAGCGATGACGCCGATTGCGACGGCGCGCGCACAGAAGATCGCTCTCGATTTGCTCCAGGGCGATGCGAACGAGTATGAGGGCAAGCACGAAGAGGCACTTAGCGCATACACCGCGGCCCACATGCTCGACCCGAAGAACGAAGATGCCCTCAGCGGGATGTCGACCGCAGCCAGCCGGCTGAAGAGACACGACATTGTGCTTCGTGCCGACGAGCAGCTCGTGGCTCTCGAGCCGAAGAGCGTCTCGGCCTACGTCGATCTTGGCGTGCAATCCGGATCTGCGAAGCGCTTCGACGAAGGCCGCCGCGCATTCGATCGCGCCATCGCACTCGCAAGCGCGAAGGCTGATGCCCCGCGTGCAAAAACGACGGACATTCGTATGCTCGCGTGGGCGCATCTCTACTACGGCCGCATGGAAGCCAAAGCCGGAAATATTCCGGCGGCGCGGCAGCAGTTCGCCGAAGCGACGCAAACGACGCTGAGGCTTCCGAAGACTAACTCGCGTTACTCAATCTATCTCGAGCAAGCGCAGGAAGAGACCGTAGCGCTCGACATCCGTAGTGCATCGCGCACCTCAACCGCGCTCTCATTCGCGCCGTGGACCGGTCCGCAGTTGCCCGGCAGTTCGCCGGACACCGCGAAGTACCGGCTCGTCGTTACCGGAAAGCCCGGAGGGAGCATCCACTTACACGCGGTCGATCTTCCGAAAGGTTGGATCGCCTCATTCTGCACCGATCGCATCTGCGCTCCGCTGCAAGTCGCGACGACGTTGCCGGATTCAGGCGTGAAGGTGATCGAGTTTCAGGTCGTCCCGCCGGACGAAAAGTCGCTGAGTCACGTACCCAGCGTCCGAGTAGTCGTCACCGACGGAAAGTCGACCGCATCGGCTCGGACGCTGGCGTTCCGCTAGTTTAGAAGAATGCCGCGGCAGGTGTAGCGAGCGGCTTCGATTTGTCGACCACGTAGACCGAAAGGATCTTGAGCGGATTCCTCGCGCTCGTGTTGACCGCGCCGTGCGGGATGCCGGCCGGATTCAGGAACGAGTCCCCCGTCTTCACGTGCCTCTTCGGTTGGCCTTGGACGTAGAGATCCGCCTCGCCGTCGATTACGTAGCCCAGCTCGACGCCCGGATGCGTGTGCGATGCGGCCGTAGCACCCGGTGCGATCACGACGTACGCCTGGATCGTTGAATATTCGTCGCCGGGAAAACTCGCGGTTTGCAGGACCGTTCTCGTGATCGGGCTTGCTGCAGCAGCCGGTGCCGGAGTTGCCGGCGGCATCCCATACTGTGCGAATGCTGCGGTCGCAGCCATACTGAACGCTAGAATTGCAACGGAAAAGACCGTTTTCTTGAGCATGCTTATCCCCTCAAGCGAGTAGTCTGCCGACTATTGTCGGACGAGCAGACGATCCCTACCGGATCGCGCTCTGCGCTCGCGCCATGCTACAGCAGATTTTTAAGGCTTCTCTGAGGCCGTCGGGGAGAGCGATGCCCTTACCCGCGATGTCGTATGCCGTTCCATGTCCGACCGTTGTTATCGGAACGGGCAAGCCCGCGAGGACGGTCACGCCGCTGCCGAACTTGAGGAGCTTCATCGCGATCTGGCCCTGATCGTGATACATGGTGACGACCGCATCGTAATCGCCACGCATCGCGGCGACGAAAACCGTGTCGGCGGGAAACGGTCCGCCGGCGTTTATGCCGTCGTTCTTGGCGCGCTCGACAGCGGGCGCGATCTCCCGAGTCTCTTCGTCGCCGTACGTTCCGCCGTCGCCGGCGTGCGGATTCAATCCGGCAACCGCCAAACGCGGTGCGGCGATCCCGGCTGCGCGCAACGCGTCGTTTACGAGAAGGATCGCATCGTAGACGCGTTTCTTTGTGATCAAATCGCCGACGTCGCGCAACGGTACATGTGAGGTAACGCGGGAGGTCCACAAATTTCCGAGCACATTGAGCTCGCCGCAGTTTCCTGTAAACCCAAGTCGTTCAACGATAAAATCGAGCTCGTCGCCTTCGGGTAATCCACCGAGCCGCATCGCGTTCTTGTTGAGCGGCGCGAACACGATCCCATCGATCTCGCTGCGTTGCGCGCTTGCCAGCATCGTTGCGAGCTGCTCGAGAGTCTCCGCCCCCGCAGGCGCACTTACTTTCCCGGTGCCGAACGGCTCGGCCTTACCTGACGTCATATCGACCGCTCGAACCGGTCCCGCGTACTCGGCGCCGGTCACGCGCTTTCCGAATTCGATTACTTGCGAATCGCCGAAAACGGTGATTTCAGCTTGCTCGAAAATCTCGGATTCGGCGAGCAACCGAGCGACGAGCTCCGCCCCGATGCCGTTGCGATCGCCGACACCGATGCCGATCTTCGGTTTCACCGCAGCTAGAAGCCGTTAAAGAACGGGTTGTGCTGTTTCTCGAGACCGATCGTGCTCGGCGGTCCGTGTCCCGGCATAACCACGGTCTCTTCATCGAGCTTGAACAGTTTGGTCGATACGCTTCGTAGGATGTCTTGGTAGCCGGTGTTCTCCCCGAACGCCCCGCCGACGCTTCCTGCGAAGAGCGTGTCGCCCGTGAACACGGTTGATTTGAACAGATAGCACGACGATCCGTCCGTGTGTCCGGGCGTGTGCAGCATGCGGATCGCGGCGGCGTCGCCGAACGGGAGCTGCTCGCCGTCTTGGACCGGGATCGCTTTGCTCGCAAGCGCGCCGATCGCGTGCACGTCGGACTTATGCATCACGATATTCGCATCCGGGAATTGCTTCGCAATGTCCGCGGTTGCATCGCAGTGATCGAGATGCTTGTGAGTTATTAAAATGTAACGAAGGACGTACG
Above is a genomic segment from Candidatus Baltobacteraceae bacterium containing:
- a CDS encoding ABC transporter permease, with amino-acid sequence MTIAPGSFTIKNYVGLWTLIKREMKRMWVVINQVVWPPVITTILYVFVFGLALGSRIGTTQGVPYGTFLIPGLIMLQVINESYGEASSSVFQGRFLNHVQEMLISPMSALEIVVGFVVAGIVRAFIIAGLITALGVLLVHVGPHNWGLYLLVVSLVAVLFSSIGVIFGLMAEKFDHIAIFTTFVITPLVFVGGVFTSSHFLPPLVQKLSLFNPMFYMIDAFRYSFTGRSDVELGLSLLVVFVLAIGAFGGALTMTAVGYKLRL
- a CDS encoding redoxin domain-containing protein, coding for MRLFAALVFGLAAALPAVAAEPTAPAPGLVVGDPAPAFDLPTIDGKRVTLDGLRGKTVVINVWATWCPPCQEETANLIKAYNQTAGNDVVFMGVDSTETAPLVKAFAAAKDIKFLETVDADQTFANAYHIKYFPTTYVIGPDGVLRMVYIDLVTPKLIAQFVADAQAGRNSQLASPIQDKIDALLAPSKYSFKGDAAHVTATVDRFQKAVAQVSEMIDNSDPVAGNPIDVPRTEAEENALRSEAIAAMTPIATARAQKIALDLLQGDANEYEGKHEEALSAYTAAHMLDPKNEDALSGMSTAASRLKRHDIVLRADEQLVALEPKSVSAYVDLGVQSGSAKRFDEGRRAFDRAIALASAKADAPRAKTTDIRMLAWAHLYYGRMEAKAGNIPAARQQFAEATQTTLRLPKTNSRYSIYLEQAQEETVALDIRSASRTSTALSFAPWTGPQLPGSSPDTAKYRLVVTGKPGGSIHLHAVDLPKGWIASFCTDRICAPLQVATTLPDSGVKVIEFQVVPPDEKSLSHVPSVRVVVTDGKSTASARTLAFR
- a CDS encoding cupin domain-containing protein — its product is MLKKTVFSVAILAFSMAATAAFAQYGMPPATPAPAAAASPITRTVLQTASFPGDEYSTIQAYVVIAPGATAASHTHPGVELGYVIDGEADLYVQGQPKRHVKTGDSFLNPAGIPHGAVNTSARNPLKILSVYVVDKSKPLATPAAAFF
- a CDS encoding 4-hydroxythreonine-4-phosphate dehydrogenase PdxA gives rise to the protein MKPKIGIGVGDRNGIGAELVARLLAESEIFEQAEITVFGDSQVIEFGKRVTGAEYAGPVRAVDMTSGKAEPFGTGKVSAPAGAETLEQLATMLASAQRSEIDGIVFAPLNKNAMRLGGLPEGDELDFIVERLGFTGNCGELNVLGNLWTSRVTSHVPLRDVGDLITKKRVYDAILLVNDALRAAGIAAPRLAVAGLNPHAGDGGTYGDEETREIAPAVERAKNDGINAGGPFPADTVFVAAMRGDYDAVVTMYHDQGQIAMKLLKFGSGVTVLAGLPVPITTVGHGTAYDIAGKGIALPDGLREALKICCSMARAQSAIR
- a CDS encoding MBL fold metallo-hydrolase: MLEDEFSDIVRKASRGLGIDVATLASRTGLAQSELKAWIGGEGAPTDAEAREIARVLRLDPGKLADSAAQRWEPHVASPEDVRHHPQNPHPSNGYIFFLEDGKTAALVDPAGDPNNLRRAIAEGPYVLRYILITHKHLDHCDATADIAKQFPDANIVMHKSDVHAIGALASKAIPVQDGEQLPFGDAAAIRMLHTPGHTDGSSCYLFKSTVFTGDTLFAGSVGGAFGENTGYQDILRSVSTKLFKLDEETVVMPGHGPPSTIGLEKQHNPFFNGF